The genomic DNA GCCATCAGCTCGCCAGCACTTCATCGAGGTCATAGACCTCGGCAATTTCCCGCATGTCGTCGGGCATCCCGCGGACCTCGCAGGTCTTGCCGCCGGCCTGGCCATCGCGGATGAACGCCAGCAGCAGCGACAGGCCGACACTGGAAGACTTTTCTACCGCCGTGCAATCGATTATCAGGCGTGGCTCGCGGGAAGCCTCGACCAGAGCCTTGCCTTGCTTGCGCAAGGCCGGGCCACTGCGGTAGTCCAGCACACCGACCAGGCGCAACACGCCCGGCTCGGCCATGTTCACGCCGCCCTCGCTCATTTCACAGCCTTGTCTGACGAAGTGTCGGCAGTCTGCTTGGCCTTGGCCACCTCGCCGGCCCAGCCATCGATGGTCTTGTCCAGGTTGTTGCCGTTACGCTGCATGGCGTCGGCGAACTGGTCACGGAACAGCTTGCCGATGTTGATGCCGTTGACGATGACGTTGCGCACCTTCCACTCGCCACCCAGGTTTTCCATGGTGTACTGCACTGGATAGACGGCGCCGTTATTGCCAGTCACCTTCATGCCGACGCTGGCGCGCTTGCCGTCATCGACCTTGGCCGGATCGACGGTAATACCCTGGTTGTTGTATTCCAGCAGGGCGTTGCCATAGAACTGCATCAGGCTGCGCTTGAAGTTTTCCTGGAAGCGCTGCATCTGCTCGGGCGTGGCCTTGCGCGAGTACTTCACGGTCATGATGCTTTTCGAGATACCGTCAGCATCGACCACCGGGCCAAGGATGCGGTTGAGGGCATCGTAGAAGGCCTGCGGGTTGGTCTTGTACTGCTCCTTGTTGGACTTGAGGTCACCCAGCAATTCATTGGTCGTGCCCTGCACGACATCGTGCGGAGACTGCCCGGGCGCCGCTACTGTCAGCAGGGGAAAGGCCGCCAGCAGGACCAGCAGGCCACGTCGCAGGATCGAAATCATGGAAACTCCTTAATTAGCCGGTTGTGCTTCTTTCGGTTCCTTGCCCACGGTATTGAGCAGGAACTTGCCAATCAAATCTTCCAGTACCAACGCCGACTGGGTGTCATGGATGGTTGCGCCCTCCTTGAGCACCTCTTCCTCACCGCCGACACTGATGCCGATGTACTTCTCGCCAAGCAGACCGGCGGTCAGGATCGAAGCAGTGGAGTCCGTCGGCAGATTGTCGACTTTTCCGTCCAGCTGCAGGGTCACCCGGCCGGTGTAGGAATCACGGTCCAGATCGATGGCGGTGACCTTGCCGATCGTCACACCGGCCATGGTCACTTTAGCTCTGACCGTCAAACCGGCGATATTGTCGAAGTAGGCATAAACTTTATAGGTATCGCTGCTCGGGCTGGCCGATAGCCCGCTGACACGCAGAGCCAGCAGCAGCAACGCCAGGATCCCGGCCAACAGAAACAGGCCGACACCGATTTCCAGGGTGCGGTTTTGCATCAGAAATCTCCAAACATCAAGGCGGTCAGAATAAAGTCCAGACCCAGTACAGCCAACGAGGCATAAACCACGGTCTTGGTGGTGGCACGGCTGATCCCTTCTGAGGTGGGCTCGCAGTCATACCCTTGGAATACGGCGATCCAGGTCGTGACGAAGGCGAACACCAGGCTCTTGACCAGCCCGTTGAGCACGTCGTCGGTAAAGGAAACACTGTTCTGCATGTTGGCCCAGAACGAGCCTTCGTAGACGCCCAGCCAGTCCACAGCGACCCACGAGCCACCCCAGATGCCGACCACGCTGAAGATCAGCGCCAGCAGCGGCAACGAAATGAAACCGGCCCACAGGCGTGGCGCAACGATGTACTTGAGCGGGTCGACACCGATCATCTCGAGGCTCGACAGTTGCTCGGTGGACTTCATGTTGCCGATTTCGGCGGTCAGCGCCGAGCCTGCCCGGCCGGCGAACAGCAGTGCAGTGACCACTGGGCCCAGCTCGCGCAGCAGGGTCAGGGCGACCATCTGCCCCACCGCCTGCTCCGAACCATACTTGGTCAGAATGCTGTAACCCTGCAGCGCCAGCACCATACCGATGAACACACCGGACACCGCGACGATCGCCAGCGACAGCACGCCCACCGAATACAGCTGCTTGGTCAGCAGCTGGAAGCCGCCGCCGATGCCGCCGCGGCCGACCAGTGCATGGAACAGGAACAGGCAGGAACGCCCGAGCACGGCCAACACGTCGATTGCCGAGCGGCCGAACAAGCGGATACGTTCAAGCAAGGATTTTCTGCGCATCAACGCGTCCCCAACAAATCGGCGCGGTAGTCAGGCGCAGGGAAGTGGAATGGCACAGGGCCGTCCGGATCGCCCTTCATGAACTGGCGAATGCGCGGATTGTCCGAGCCCATCAGCTCATCGGGCGTACCCTGGCCCAGCACCTGGCCGTCACCAACCACGTAGATATAGTCGGCGATGCTGGCGGTTTCGGCGAGATCGTGGGATACCACGATGCTGGTAATACCCAGTG from Pseudomonas putida includes the following:
- a CDS encoding STAS domain-containing protein, giving the protein MSEGGVNMAEPGVLRLVGVLDYRSGPALRKQGKALVEASREPRLIIDCTAVEKSSSVGLSLLLAFIRDGQAGGKTCEVRGMPDDMREIAEVYDLDEVLAS
- the mlaE gene encoding lipid asymmetry maintenance ABC transporter permease subunit MlaE, with the protein product MRRKSLLERIRLFGRSAIDVLAVLGRSCLFLFHALVGRGGIGGGFQLLTKQLYSVGVLSLAIVAVSGVFIGMVLALQGYSILTKYGSEQAVGQMVALTLLRELGPVVTALLFAGRAGSALTAEIGNMKSTEQLSSLEMIGVDPLKYIVAPRLWAGFISLPLLALIFSVVGIWGGSWVAVDWLGVYEGSFWANMQNSVSFTDDVLNGLVKSLVFAFVTTWIAVFQGYDCEPTSEGISRATTKTVVYASLAVLGLDFILTALMFGDF
- the mlaD gene encoding outer membrane lipid asymmetry maintenance protein MlaD gives rise to the protein MQNRTLEIGVGLFLLAGILALLLLALRVSGLSASPSSDTYKVYAYFDNIAGLTVRAKVTMAGVTIGKVTAIDLDRDSYTGRVTLQLDGKVDNLPTDSTASILTAGLLGEKYIGISVGGEEEVLKEGATIHDTQSALVLEDLIGKFLLNTVGKEPKEAQPAN
- a CDS encoding MlaC/ttg2D family ABC transporter substrate-binding protein; translation: MISILRRGLLVLLAAFPLLTVAAPGQSPHDVVQGTTNELLGDLKSNKEQYKTNPQAFYDALNRILGPVVDADGISKSIMTVKYSRKATPEQMQRFQENFKRSLMQFYGNALLEYNNQGITVDPAKVDDGKRASVGMKVTGNNGAVYPVQYTMENLGGEWKVRNVIVNGINIGKLFRDQFADAMQRNGNNLDKTIDGWAGEVAKAKQTADTSSDKAVK